From the Streptomyces sp. KMM 9044 genome, one window contains:
- a CDS encoding small basic family protein, with protein MIAVLGLVVGVVAGLLVRPEVPAVVEPYLPIAVVAALDAVFGGLRAMLDGIFDDKVFVVSFLSNVVVAALIVFLGDELGVGAQLSTGVVVVLGIRIFSNAAAIRRHVFRA; from the coding sequence GTGATCGCCGTACTGGGCCTCGTCGTGGGCGTCGTGGCCGGCCTGTTGGTCCGGCCCGAGGTTCCGGCGGTCGTCGAGCCGTACCTGCCGATCGCCGTCGTGGCCGCGCTCGACGCCGTCTTCGGCGGGCTGCGGGCCATGCTCGACGGCATCTTCGACGACAAGGTCTTCGTGGTGTCGTTCCTGTCGAACGTGGTCGTCGCCGCGCTGATCGTCTTCCTCGGCGACGAGTTGGGTGTGGGTGCCCAGCTGTCCACGGGCGTGGTGGTCGTGCTCGGTATCCGGATCTTCTCCAACGCCGCGGCAATCCGCCGGCACGTGTTCCGGGCGTGA